DNA from Asanoa sp. WMMD1127:
CCGACGGCTCCTTGATCTCGCGAACCCAGTCGGCGAGGTCGCTGATCTGCATCGCGCAGACGTCCGCGATGTTCTTGCCGCGGATCTTCGACGACCGCGCCTCGGGCGCCAGCCGGGTGCCGAGACACTCCGGGCAGGTCTGGAAGGTGACGGCCCGCTCCACGAACGCCCGCAGGTGGGGCTGCATCGACTCGACATCCTTGGACATGATCGACTTCTGGATCTTCGGGATCAGGCCCTCGTACGTCAGGTTGATGCCCTCGACCTTGATCTTGGTCGGCTCCTTGTAGAGCAGGTCGTGCAGCTCGCGCTTGGTGAACTTGCCGATCGGCTTGTCGGCGTCGAAGAAGCCGCTGCCCCGGTAGATCCGGCCGTACCAGCCGTCCATGCTGTAGCCGGGCACCGTCAGCGCGCCCTCATTGAGCGACTTCGTGTCGTCGAAGAGCGCCGTCAGGTCGAAGTCGCTGACCGAGCCCATGCCCTCGCACCGGGGGCACATGCCGCCGAGCCGGTTGAACGTCGCCTTCTCGGCCTTGGTCTTGCCGCCCCGCTCGACGGTGATCGCGCCGCTCGCGCGGACGGACGGGACGTTGAAGGAGTACGCGTTCGGCGAGCCGATGTGCGGCTTGCCGAGCCGGCTGAACAGGATGCGCAGCATCGCGTTGGCGTCGGTGGCCGTGCCGACGGTCGAGCGCGGGTTGGCGCCCATCCGCTCCTGGTCGACGATGATCGCGGTGGTCAGGCCGTCGAGCAGGTCGACCTCCGGACGCGCGAGATTGGGCATGAAGCCCTGTACGAACGCGCTGTAGGTCTCGTTGATCATGCGCTGCGACTCGGCCGCGATCGTGCCGAACACCAGCGAGCTCTTGCCCGAGCCCGAGACGCCCGTGAACACCGTGAGCCGGCGCTTCGGGATCTCGATGCTGACGTCCTTGAGGTTGTTCTCCCGCGCGCCCTGCACGCGGATCATGTCGTGGGTGTCGGCAACGTGCGGCGCGGGGGCCGTGCTCATCGGGTCTCCATCGTCGTCGGGCCGGGCGGTGCGCACCGGAGGTCCAACGGCCGTCCGGTCGGAACCAATCACGGTATACGGGCAGGTCGGGCCCGTGGGGTCCGTCCCACACGGGCCCGGTGCGGCTCAACTGTCCTGGACCAGGCCGAGCACGTTGCCGTCGGGGTCGGTGAAGCTGGCGACGAGCCGGCCGCCGCCGACGTCGTGGGCCGCCTCCTTGAGCGTGCCGCCGGCCGCGGTCACCTCGGCCAGCTTCGCCTCGATGTCGGTCACGTGCCAGTAGGCGACCGGTCCGCCCATGTCGCCGTTGGGCACGAGCCCGATGTGCTGCCCGGCCACCTCGTAGCCGACGTAGTAGGGCGCGTCGGCCACCGGCTCCACGCCGAGCAGGGCGCTGTAGAGGGCCTTGGCCTTCGGCAGGTCCGAGACGGGGTGCAGCACGGT
Protein-coding regions in this window:
- a CDS encoding VOC family protein, with protein sequence MTSVLGVKTVLHPVSDLPKAKALYSALLGVEPVADAPYYVGYEVAGQHIGLVPNGDMGGPVAYWHVTDIEAKLAEVTAAGGTLKEAAHDVGGGRLVASFTDPDGNVLGLVQDS